From a region of the Streptococcus ruminantium genome:
- a CDS encoding zinc-dependent MarR family transcriptional regulator produces the protein MNHIALEIEKCLHEIVLSSENQLEILVGSCKSTVKLTNTQEHILMLIEKEAYTNTEIAKQLNVSQAAITKATKSLVAQGLLVGVRDAKDARIVRFSLTEEAKPIAVEHAHHHAHTLEVYEELLANYSVEEQELIGRFMNDLVEKIKK, from the coding sequence ATGAATCATATTGCGTTAGAAATTGAAAAGTGTCTTCATGAAATTGTCTTGAGTTCAGAAAACCAATTGGAGATTCTGGTTGGTTCTTGTAAAAGCACGGTTAAGCTGACGAACACCCAAGAGCATATTTTGATGCTGATTGAAAAAGAGGCTTATACCAATACAGAGATTGCAAAACAGTTAAATGTTAGTCAGGCAGCCATTACAAAGGCAACTAAGTCTCTAGTCGCTCAAGGGCTTTTGGTAGGGGTACGTGATGCGAAAGATGCTCGGATTGTGCGGTTCAGTTTGACAGAGGAGGCTAAGCCGATTGCGGTAGAGCATGCGCATCATCATGCCCATACCCTGGAGGTCTATGAGGAGTTGCTAGCAAATTACAGTGTAGAGGAGCAGGAGCTTATCGGGCGTTTTATGAATGATTTGGTGGAGAAGATTAAGAAATAG